The bacterium nucleotide sequence TCGCGGTCCAGTCCGGAGCCCGCTCCCGACACGACTTTGCGCTGCCTATGTTTCAGGGCAGGCGGGGTCGGTCCGTTCGTCGGGACGAGCCTGGTGGCCTCCGCTTCCGCTCATTCGGGTCCCACGGGACCCGGTTTCATAATGGTGGGCCCCGCGACCCCGATCAAGCGGATTCTCGCGGCCGGACGGTCGGCGCCGTGCCGTCGCGCAGCAGCAGGGCGGTGAAGATGAGGGCGGAGGCCAGGACGAAGCGCCCGGTCAGGTCCTCGCCGCGGAACACGACCCCGAGGGTGGCCGCGATGAGCGGCTGCAGGAAGATGAAGATGGCGACGCGGGTGGCGGCGACGCGCTTGACGGCCCACAGGTTCAGGAAGTACGTGGCCACCGTGGCGCCGAGCACGACGTAGGCCATGATCAGCAGGTGGCCGGCGTCGAGCCGGGACAGATCGGTGGCGAGCAGGGCGCGGCCGCCATAGAGGAACATGCCCACGGCGCCCGCGCCGAAGACCACCATCGTGGCGGCCAGCGGATCGTTGCGGGCCATGATGCGCCGCGTGAGCACGACGTAGAGGGCGAAGCTCGCGGCGTTGGCCAGGGTCAGGAGGTCGCCGGCGAGGTGGCGCGCGTCCCACGCGAAGCGGTCGGCTTCGAGGAGCACGAGCACCCCCGCGATGCCGGCCACGAAGCCGGCGGCCTTGCGCCGCGTGAGGGGTTCCTGGCGGCCCAGCACCGAGAAGAGCAGCACGAAGGTCGGGATCTGGCTGCAGATCAGGGCCGAGCGGCCCACCGTCGTGCGGGCCAGGCCTTCGAGGAAGAGGCCCTGGTTCAGCACGATGCCGAAAATGGAGGCCACCGCGAGCAGGCCCATGTCGCGCCGCGCGGGCAGGGGGCGGCG carries:
- a CDS encoding DMT family transporter; the encoded protein is MTRPTAAPSPAPASRARVRAALVSIQVLFGINYLASKILVTEIGAPAWASLRTLAAFVVVALIVFAARRPLPARRDMGLLAVASIFGIVLNQGLFLEGLARTTVGRSALICSQIPTFVLLFSVLGRQEPLTRRKAAGFVAGIAGVLVLLEADRFAWDARHLAGDLLTLANAASFALYVVLTRRIMARNDPLAATMVVFGAGAVGMFLYGGRALLATDLSRLDAGHLLIMAYVVLGATVATYFLNLWAVKRVAATRVAIFIFLQPLIAATLGVVFRGEDLTGRFVLASALIFTALLLRDGTAPTVRPRESA